A window of Patescibacteria group bacterium contains these coding sequences:
- a CDS encoding type II secretion system F family protein — MTLFKYSASTKTGKKVKGQKKVENKTELVDYLKSQNLTLTSSEKKEKKSQDLNSFLSKFERIKLTEKIFFVNNLEVMMRSGFSIGKALDVIAEQTKSKKLTNILHQLKENVESGQSFAEALKEHKKVFGELFINMIAAGEASGQLDEVLKKLKIQMKKDHTLVSKVKGALTYPIIVVLAMIGVGIAMMVFVIPQLTTVFEESGAELPLITRLLIGLSYFIVANGLWLVIGLVLIVILLFRFKKTKKGQKIFHKINLKIPIFSPIVKKVNLARFSRSLHSLLKTDIPIVKSFEIIARVLGNIYYRNAVNEAAEKLKKGVSVKKSLEKYPDLFTPVILQMISVGEESGNLDTITEEISNFYEEEIDQTMDNLSTIIEPVLMLLLGAGVAGMAAAIILPIYSLSEAI, encoded by the coding sequence ATGACACTTTTTAAATACTCTGCCAGTACCAAAACTGGTAAAAAAGTAAAAGGCCAAAAAAAGGTCGAAAATAAAACAGAACTAGTTGATTATCTTAAGTCCCAGAATTTAACTTTGACTTCTTCAGAAAAAAAAGAAAAAAAATCACAAGACTTGAATTCCTTTTTAAGTAAATTTGAACGAATTAAACTAACTGAAAAAATATTTTTTGTTAATAACCTGGAAGTCATGATGCGCTCAGGCTTTTCTATTGGTAAAGCTTTAGATGTTATTGCCGAGCAAACAAAATCAAAAAAATTAACTAATATTCTTCATCAATTAAAAGAAAACGTAGAAAGTGGTCAGTCTTTTGCTGAAGCTCTAAAAGAACATAAAAAAGTTTTTGGCGAATTATTTATCAATATGATCGCCGCTGGTGAGGCTTCCGGGCAATTAGATGAAGTTCTCAAAAAACTTAAAATACAGATGAAAAAAGACCATACTTTAGTTTCAAAGGTTAAGGGGGCCTTAACTTATCCGATTATTGTAGTCTTAGCTATGATTGGCGTCGGTATTGCTATGATGGTTTTTGTCATACCCCAACTAACTACCGTTTTTGAAGAATCAGGGGCTGAATTACCTTTAATCACCCGCCTGCTTATAGGTCTAAGTTATTTTATTGTTGCCAATGGTTTGTGGTTAGTCATTGGTTTAGTTCTAATTGTAATCTTGCTTTTTCGTTTTAAAAAAACAAAAAAAGGCCAAAAAATATTTCATAAAATAAATTTGAAAATACCCATATTTTCCCCGATTGTAAAAAAAGTTAACTTAGCCCGTTTTTCCCGGTCACTGCATTCTCTTTTAAAAACCGACATTCCGATTGTTAAATCATTTGAAATTATAGCCAGAGTTTTAGGAAATATATATTATCGAAATGCTGTTAATGAAGCGGCTGAAAAATTAAAAAAGGGTGTCTCCGTAAAAAAATCTCTGGAAAAATATCCGGACCTTTTCACGCCAGTGATTCTACAAATGATATCGGTCGGTGAAGAAAGCGGTAATTTAGACACTATCACTGAGGAAATTTCTAATTTTTATGAAGAAGAAATAGACCAAACTATGGATAATTTATCTACTATTATAGAACCGGTTCTAATGCTGCTTTTAGGCGCCGGCGTAGCCGGCATGGCCGCGGCCATAATTTTACCAATTTATTCACTCTCGGAAGCTATTTAA
- a CDS encoding type II secretion system protein, which yields MKDQSKKKGFTLIESLVAIFVMSLLIFIYANTTYYIRLATELKQTIQAYNIAQEEIEALRFLPFSSLTNQTEGNFLNVLYNQGQWQVNQNGSNNYYETFSQDISDLTSQALLPLSGLSDFDLETDIYIDSDSPANWSTGFFIRAQDKNNNYKIIFNSDNFYFYKTVSGVETEIFSTSLPTTTDSWNTYKISANSNNFEFFRNSTSIGTANDPDTIFDSGKISLIGINGIKARFDNVKINSSLVDNGDFSSGPLGEVAQNWQWLSLYSLPQAKAQLTISDYSSNPNIKQVIAEIEWQSPQKTKNISLETLISKYGIHE from the coding sequence ATGAAAGATCAAAGTAAAAAAAAGGGTTTTACCCTGATAGAATCCTTAGTGGCTATTTTTGTTATGTCTTTACTTATTTTTATCTATGCTAATACAACCTATTATATCCGCCTGGCCACTGAACTTAAACAAACTATCCAAGCTTATAACATTGCTCAGGAAGAAATCGAAGCCTTAAGATTTTTACCTTTCTCTTCTCTGACCAATCAAACAGAAGGAAATTTTTTAAATGTGCTCTATAATCAAGGTCAATGGCAAGTCAATCAAAATGGTTCTAACAATTATTATGAAACCTTTTCACAGGATATTTCTGATCTAACCAGCCAAGCATTATTACCTCTTTCAGGCTTAAGTGATTTTGATCTGGAAACCGATATATACATAGATTCTGATTCACCAGCCAATTGGTCGACTGGTTTTTTCATTCGAGCCCAGGACAAAAATAACAATTATAAAATTATTTTTAACTCTGATAATTTTTATTTTTATAAAACCGTATCCGGAGTAGAAACAGAAATTTTTTCTACTTCTCTGCCTACCACCACTGACAGCTGGAATACTTATAAAATCTCAGCTAACAGTAATAACTTTGAATTTTTCCGCAACTCAACTTCTATCGGTACAGCCAATGACCCGGATACTATTTTTGATAGTGGTAAAATTTCTTTAATTGGCATAAATGGTATAAAAGCCCGATTTGATAATGTTAAAATAAATTCAAGCCTTGTTGATAACGGAGATTTTTCTTCCGGTCCTCTTGGCGAGGTAGCACAAAATTGGCAATGGTTAAGTCTTTATTCTTTACCCCAGGCCAAAGCTCAGTTAACAATTTCTGATTACTCTTCAAATCCTAATATCAAACAAGTTATTGCTGAAATTGAATGGCAGTCCCCACAGAAAACAAAAAATATAAGCCTAGAAACATTAATAAGTAAATATGGTATACATGAATAA
- a CDS encoding prepilin-type N-terminal cleavage/methylation domain-containing protein, which translates to MNKKKGMTLAEMLISISIISIVALVLSLLIISSYSIVRIQRSYLNLQQESTSALKNISNSLNLSSEIVNYPQSTPTYYSNKNTLALKINAIDEANTPLESTYDYFIYYLEDNQLKLKIDADPLSTGREDKVKVISTFVDNVIFRYNEVDPVNANYVSITLIASDTIGNQKKETIFQTSSYLRN; encoded by the coding sequence ATGAATAAAAAAAAGGGCATGACTCTTGCTGAAATGCTAATTTCTATTTCTATTATCTCAATTGTAGCCCTTGTTTTATCATTATTAATAATTTCTTCTTATTCAATTGTTCGCATCCAGCGCTCTTACCTTAATTTACAACAGGAGAGCACTAGTGCTTTAAAAAATATTTCAAATTCTTTAAATCTTTCCAGTGAAATAGTTAATTATCCTCAATCAACTCCTACCTATTATTCTAATAAAAATACTCTGGCCTTAAAAATAAATGCCATAGACGAGGCCAATACTCCCCTAGAAAGCACTTATGATTATTTTATATATTATCTGGAAGATAACCAGTTAAAATTAAAAATTGACGCTGATCCTCTTAGTACTGGACGAGAAGATAAGGTAAAAGTTATCAGTACTTTTGTCGATAATGTAATTTTTCGATATAATGAAGTTGATCCGGTTAACGCCAATTATGTTTCAATTACCTTAATAGCCTCTGACACGATTGGTAATCAGAAAAAAGAAACCATTTTTCAAACAAGTTCTTATTTAAGAAATTAA
- a CDS encoding choice-of-anchor R domain-containing protein, with translation MNNKGQILAIVVTFLGVSVLLTAVLISFIIGNNYIVQKRYQQKIAFNLAEAGIDKAIEEINQDSSFSGENVDLDLGSFSNNVTSLSGNTMQIESTGYYPSAAQAKTSKTVRAQIELNTDDVAFHYGVQVGAGGIAMANNSEIFGNVYSNGNITGSGIINGTAQVATGSQFSYSHEVQSLGVDGQQVFGQASPVLDLAQSFKVDQEAPIAQVALKLKKRCNNPAQCPPNLTLRILGDDNGSPDKNNVLASGILYASQVSRNDFGWINITLTSNPILSADTTYWLMLDTSANANRYWWWAKDKNQGYGNGLAKYSPNWDDTNPLWTEIIGDLNFQIYLGTNSTYLDGPAVNDDVFAYEIKNSNISGEAYYTFIDSASRVQGSPCPNEYCHPDTPAPPLSNLPISEVNILDWKKEAEAGETIEGDYSLSGTTALGPAVINGNLTIEINAVLELTGTVYVKGDISIINNAQIYLASEYGSLSGLIIADGKIDVQNNVFFCGSGYSTGPTCDTSNNSFIMLLSTSDKATDSDPAIDVMNNAKAVIFYAGQGAIKMHNNAGVYEATAYKLILEQNATVEYDHGLANASFSSGPGASWALKKGTWQVY, from the coding sequence ATGAATAATAAAGGACAAATTTTAGCCATAGTCGTTACTTTTTTAGGAGTTTCTGTTTTATTAACAGCCGTCCTAATAAGTTTTATTATTGGTAACAACTATATTGTCCAGAAAAGATACCAGCAAAAAATAGCCTTTAATTTAGCTGAGGCCGGTATTGACAAAGCTATTGAAGAAATCAATCAAGATAGCAGTTTCAGCGGTGAAAATGTTGATCTTGACTTGGGTTCTTTTTCCAACAATGTTACCAGCTTATCCGGTAATACTATGCAAATTGAATCCACTGGTTATTATCCTTCGGCGGCCCAGGCAAAGACTTCTAAAACCGTGCGAGCACAAATAGAATTAAACACTGATGACGTGGCCTTTCACTATGGCGTTCAGGTTGGTGCCGGCGGAATTGCCATGGCTAATAATTCTGAAATTTTCGGTAATGTTTATTCCAATGGAAACATCACTGGTTCAGGGATAATAAACGGTACTGCTCAAGTGGCCACTGGCTCTCAGTTCAGCTATTCGCATGAAGTCCAAAGCTTAGGTGTTGATGGCCAGCAGGTTTTTGGCCAGGCCTCGCCGGTCCTTGATTTAGCCCAAAGTTTTAAGGTGGATCAGGAAGCGCCGATCGCCCAGGTGGCCCTAAAATTAAAAAAAAGATGTAATAATCCAGCCCAGTGTCCGCCAAATTTAACCTTAAGAATTTTAGGCGATGACAACGGCTCGCCAGATAAAAACAATGTTCTTGCTTCAGGAATTTTATATGCCAGCCAAGTTTCAAGAAACGATTTCGGCTGGATTAATATTACCTTAACCTCTAACCCAATTTTGAGTGCTGACACTACTTACTGGCTGATGCTGGATACTTCGGCTAATGCCAATCGTTACTGGTGGTGGGCTAAAGACAAAAATCAGGGCTATGGCAATGGCCTGGCTAAGTATTCACCAAACTGGGATGACACCAATCCTTTATGGACGGAAATAATCGGAGATTTAAATTTTCAAATTTATTTGGGCACTAACTCTACTTATCTGGACGGTCCGGCCGTAAATGATGATGTTTTTGCCTACGAAATAAAAAATTCAAATATAAGCGGCGAGGCTTATTATACTTTCATTGATTCAGCCAGTCGAGTGCAGGGTTCTCCCTGTCCGAATGAATACTGCCATCCGGACACACCGGCCCCACCTTTGTCTAATCTCCCTATTTCCGAGGTCAATATTCTTGATTGGAAAAAAGAGGCCGAAGCCGGTGAAACTATTGAAGGTGATTATAGTCTTTCCGGCACCACCGCTCTGGGACCAGCCGTTATAAATGGAAATCTAACCATTGAAATAAACGCTGTATTAGAGCTGACCGGCACGGTTTATGTCAAGGGCGATATCAGCATTATCAATAACGCGCAAATATACCTAGCCTCTGAATATGGCTCTTTAAGCGGCTTAATTATCGCTGATGGCAAAATTGATGTCCAAAACAATGTCTTTTTCTGCGGTTCTGGCTATTCGACCGGTCCAACTTGCGACACCAGCAACAATAGTTTTATTATGCTTCTCTCCACCAGTGATAAGGCTACTGACAGCGATCCAGCTATTGATGTCATGAACAACGCCAAAGCGGTAATTTTTTACGCCGGTCAAGGCGCTATCAAAATGCATAATAACGCCGGTGTTTATGAAGCAACGGCTTATAAACTGATACTTGAGCAAAACGCCACGGTTGAATACGATCACGGCTTGGCCAATGCCAGCTTCTCTTCCGGGCCCGGTGCTAGCTGGGCTTTGAAAAAAGGCACCTGGCAGGTATACTAA
- the pilM gene encoding type IV pilus assembly protein PilM: protein MFKLNPFKNSFGLDLSEDAIRLVKIDKKKKKLISLNEENIEPGIIEDGEIKEEKKLKKYISKLIEKPHGHKLRTKFVHCGIPERKTFIKLIEVNNRHKSSLSEAIKWEASQHIPFSPDKIYLDWNIIKTKNANNNASVLVGAAPKIIIDSYSKIINSVNLTPLSFEMESVATIRAIIAQNNKISQTTLVIDLGGNHTNLIIFDRNSIQFSSSLTFSGEKITKKIMEKLKINREDAEKLKILYGLEKKKGKGKIRKVIEPEFNKLTDKINEIESFYINHFPHSNKIKDIILCGGGSQLKYLPQLISHKTKKSTILANPLNYLNSDKKIKNIIKKNSPSFTTAIGLALK, encoded by the coding sequence ATGTTTAAATTAAATCCATTTAAAAACTCGTTTGGCCTTGATTTATCGGAAGATGCTATCCGGTTGGTTAAAATTGATAAAAAGAAAAAAAAATTAATTAGTCTTAATGAAGAAAATATAGAGCCTGGAATTATTGAAGATGGTGAAATTAAAGAAGAAAAAAAATTAAAAAAATATATAAGTAAATTAATAGAAAAACCACATGGTCATAAATTAAGAACCAAATTTGTTCACTGCGGTATACCGGAAAGAAAAACTTTTATCAAATTAATAGAAGTAAATAATCGCCACAAGTCTAGTCTTTCCGAAGCTATTAAATGGGAAGCTTCACAACATATTCCTTTTAGTCCGGATAAAATTTATCTTGATTGGAATATTATTAAAACAAAAAATGCTAACAATAACGCCAGCGTACTTGTCGGAGCCGCTCCCAAAATAATTATTGATTCATATTCTAAAATCATAAATTCAGTAAATTTAACCCCATTATCTTTTGAAATGGAATCCGTAGCCACTATCCGTGCGATAATTGCTCAAAATAATAAAATTTCCCAAACAACTTTAGTTATAGATTTAGGCGGTAATCACACAAACTTAATAATTTTTGACAGAAATTCAATCCAATTTTCATCCTCACTTACATTTTCCGGTGAAAAAATAACAAAAAAAATTATGGAGAAGCTTAAAATAAACAGAGAAGATGCTGAAAAACTTAAAATACTTTACGGGCTTGAGAAAAAAAAGGGCAAGGGTAAAATAAGAAAGGTCATAGAACCTGAATTTAATAAATTAACAGATAAAATAAACGAAATTGAAAGCTTCTATATAAATCATTTTCCTCATAGTAATAAAATTAAAGATATTATTCTTTGCGGCGGTGGCTCTCAGCTAAAATATCTTCCTCAACTTATCAGTCATAAAACTAAAAAATCCACCATCCTAGCTAATCCACTAAACTATCTCAATTCTGATAAAAAAATTAAAAATATTATTAAGAAAAACTCACCTTCATTTACCACCGCTATTGGTCTGGCTCTAAAATAA
- the pilO gene encoding type 4a pilus biogenesis protein PilO: MKFKEIKLIYTAVLLGAIIAVYIFLVMPLRSSISQTRQNLQNQKITQEILKNRSENISTYKKDIEEIKTKKNRLEDMFISSEKQIDFFRQLENVAKDLNLNLNYTLEQTSNNKDNIKTVNLKIKLDGAYTDNLKYLASLEALPYYIKTSNISFTNSNNSNITVNIQAITYWQNNEN; the protein is encoded by the coding sequence ATGAAATTTAAAGAAATAAAATTAATTTATACGGCTGTTTTATTAGGAGCTATTATAGCTGTCTATATTTTTTTAGTAATGCCTTTAAGATCATCAATAAGTCAAACCAGACAAAATCTGCAAAATCAAAAAATAACCCAAGAAATACTTAAAAACCGTTCAGAGAATATTAGCACTTATAAAAAAGATATTGAGGAAATTAAGACTAAAAAAAACCGTTTAGAAGATATGTTTATAAGCTCCGAAAAACAAATTGATTTTTTCCGGCAATTAGAGAATGTTGCCAAAGATTTAAACTTAAACTTAAATTATACCCTTGAGCAAACTTCTAATAATAAAGATAATATAAAAACCGTTAATCTAAAGATTAAACTTGACGGAGCCTATACTGATAATCTTAAATACCTAGCTTCATTAGAGGCTTTACCTTATTATATTAAAACTAGTAATATTAGCTTTACCAATAGTAATAATTCTAATATCACCGTCAATATTCAAGCAATAACTTATTGGCAAAACAATGAAAATTAA
- a CDS encoding cysteine desulfurase family protein: protein MNKYIYFDHAATTPLEPLVFKAMRPYFKTIFANPNSLHSPGQKANQGLEKARRQAANFLNCSEAEIYFTSGATESINLALQGVALKRKNNFGHIITTAIEHPAVLETVKALESKGFKVTYLPVNNKGLINEKVFKKAIRKETFLVSLMYINNETGARQPIEKIGAIIKSNNKSRKNKIIFHTDAVQAAALFPLAVDKLGVDTLSLSAHKIYGPKGVGLLYLKKNLNLKPIIFGGHHENGVRPGTLNTPLIVGLGEALEMVRKKRKKDYKKLFNFSQKIIKEVKINIKGAIFNGDLLKRSPGHINFTFDNIEGESLLLMLDKEGLAVSTGSACASASLKSSHVLKAMGLSESRCHGAIRISLGRHNTKEEVEKFLRVLPNLIKKIRARSPQK, encoded by the coding sequence ATGAATAAATATATATACTTTGATCACGCGGCTACCACGCCTTTAGAACCCTTGGTTTTTAAAGCTATGCGACCTTATTTTAAGACTATTTTTGCTAATCCTAACTCTTTACATTCACCGGGACAAAAAGCCAATCAAGGCCTTGAAAAGGCCAGAAGACAAGCCGCTAATTTTTTAAATTGCTCGGAAGCAGAAATATATTTTACTTCCGGAGCCACTGAAAGCATAAATTTAGCTTTGCAAGGAGTGGCTTTAAAAAGGAAGAATAATTTTGGACATATAATTACTACGGCTATTGAACATCCGGCGGTATTAGAAACAGTCAAAGCCCTGGAATCAAAAGGCTTTAAAGTTACTTATTTGCCAGTCAATAATAAGGGCTTAATTAATGAAAAGGTCTTTAAAAAAGCTATTAGAAAAGAAACTTTTTTAGTCTCTTTAATGTATATTAATAATGAAACCGGAGCCAGACAGCCAATTGAAAAAATCGGAGCTATAATTAAGTCTAATAATAAATCCAGAAAAAATAAAATTATATTTCACACTGACGCTGTTCAAGCGGCCGCTCTTTTTCCTTTGGCAGTAGATAAATTAGGGGTGGACACGCTCTCTTTATCGGCTCATAAAATTTATGGACCAAAAGGCGTGGGGCTTTTATATCTTAAAAAAAATCTTAATCTAAAGCCAATAATTTTCGGTGGCCATCATGAAAATGGTGTTCGACCCGGTACTCTTAACACGCCTTTAATTGTTGGTCTGGGGGAGGCCTTGGAAATGGTGAGGAAAAAAAGGAAAAAGGATTATAAAAAGTTATTTAATTTTTCTCAGAAAATAATAAAAGAAGTTAAGATAAATATTAAAGGGGCTATATTTAACGGAGACTTATTAAAAAGATCTCCCGGACATATTAATTTTACTTTTGATAATATTGAAGGGGAGTCTTTACTTTTAATGCTGGATAAAGAGGGATTGGCTGTTTCCACTGGCTCGGCTTGTGCCTCAGCTTCTTTAAAATCCTCTCATGTTTTGAAAGCCATGGGTTTGTCAGAAAGTAGATGTCATGGGGCTATTAGGATTAGTTTAGGCCGTCATAATACCAAAGAAGAAGTGGAAAAGTTTTTAAGGGTTTTGCCTAACTTGATAAAAAAAATCAGGGCGCGTTCACCCCAAAAGTAA
- the rpmA gene encoding 50S ribosomal protein L27, translated as MAHKKAGGSTSLGRDSTSKRLGVKIHHGALAQAGSIIIRQRGTKFRPGKNVKKGADDTLYTTTTGYVEFIKRKLKRFDGKIKPARIVNIIPKK; from the coding sequence ATGGCCCATAAAAAAGCCGGCGGTTCCACTTCATTAGGCCGCGATTCAACCAGTAAAAGATTGGGGGTTAAGATCCATCATGGCGCCTTGGCCCAGGCGGGCTCTATTATTATCCGTCAGAGAGGAACTAAATTCAGACCTGGTAAAAATGTCAAAAAAGGAGCTGATGACACCCTTTATACCACCACCACTGGTTATGTTGAATTTATTAAACGCAAACTAAAAAGATTTGACGGTAAAATAAAACCGGCCCGTATAGTTAACATCATCCCCAAAAAATAA
- a CDS encoding helix-turn-helix domain-containing protein codes for MKEFLRQFNLRRIEIELFEKLFFEGEMTASTLAKKVNISRTSVYDLLEKMIDKGLIFESPKAGVNQYAVKNPEKLNILLSEKEKEFEKARKSFKSLEKLYKNDSIKEPSLQIYHGQSALQQMMKDMLLYRDIKVRAYWPIMKMIKILGKSFLIKFHQERIARNISLKTIWPASQIPSIKKYPFLGIDKENKRKVKIAPKSVNFSLGYVIYGSTVRFLSSSKENYGFLIESEELSKMMKGQFDIVWQQAKNYPSKVKDQVFKITKE; via the coding sequence ATGAAAGAATTTTTAAGACAATTTAATTTAAGAAGAATAGAAATAGAACTTTTTGAAAAGCTTTTCTTCGAAGGAGAAATGACCGCTTCCACTTTAGCCAAGAAAGTTAATATCAGCCGGACTTCTGTTTATGATCTTTTAGAAAAAATGATAGATAAAGGTTTAATTTTCGAGTCTCCCAAGGCTGGAGTTAACCAATATGCGGTTAAGAATCCTGAAAAGTTAAATATACTTTTATCAGAAAAGGAAAAAGAATTTGAAAAAGCCAGAAAATCCTTTAAGTCTTTGGAAAAGTTATATAAAAATGATTCGATTAAAGAACCGAGTTTGCAAATTTATCATGGACAATCGGCTTTGCAGCAAATGATGAAAGATATGCTTTTATACCGTGATATTAAAGTCAGAGCTTACTGGCCCATTATGAAAATGATAAAAATATTGGGAAAGAGCTTTTTAATTAAATTTCATCAGGAAAGGATAGCCAGAAATATCAGCCTTAAAACTATTTGGCCAGCTTCGCAAATTCCTTCTATTAAAAAATATCCTTTTTTAGGAATAGACAAGGAGAACAAAAGAAAAGTAAAAATTGCTCCCAAAAGTGTAAATTTTTCCCTCGGGTATGTGATTTACGGAAGTACAGTGCGCTTTCTCTCTTCAAGTAAAGAAAATTACGGTTTTTTGATAGAAAGCGAGGAACTATCTAAAATGATGAAAGGACAGTTTGATATAGTTTGGCAGCAGGCAAAAAATTATCCATCTAAAGTTAAGGATCAAGTTTTTAAAATAACCAAAGAGTAA
- a CDS encoding CTP synthase: MKKTKTKFIFVMGGVLSGLGKGIAVSSLSRLLKSKSYRVSAMKIDPYVNVDAGTMNPTEHGEVFVTQDGLETDQDIGNYERFLSQELNKDNYMTTGSVYRSVIQKERNLEFNGKCVEVVPHIPNEVIRRIKKLARKSKADFIIIEIGGTVGEYQNLLFLEAARMMNLKNPGQVQYILVSYLPIPSKIGEMKTKPTQYAVRTLNSAGIQPDFLFCRAEKPLDKPRREKLSTNCNVDPENIISAVDVDNIYEIPLNFSKQKVARKILKNFGLRPRKGDLKEWQKIINKSKRARKKVKIGIVGKYFGVGDFILADSYISVIESLKHAAWANTAKLELTWINAEEFERKPQNVKKLKNYDGIVVPQGWGSRGSEGKIKTIKYVRENFIPYLGLCYGMQMAVIEFARNVLKLKKANSSEIDPKTPHPIIHVMPDQEKYLAKKQYGGTIRLGNWPCKIIKGTRLAKAYKNKRKIQERHRHRYEFNTAYRAKMEKKGLTIAGTSPDGKLVEAVEISDHPFFIGVQFHPEYKSQFLNPHPLFVEFLQVCKK, translated from the coding sequence ATGAAAAAAACTAAAACAAAATTTATATTTGTCATGGGCGGGGTTTTGTCCGGTTTAGGTAAAGGCATTGCGGTTTCTTCTTTGTCTCGTCTCTTAAAAAGCAAAAGTTATCGGGTCTCAGCTATGAAAATTGATCCTTATGTAAATGTTGACGCCGGTACCATGAACCCGACCGAGCACGGAGAAGTTTTTGTTACTCAGGATGGTTTGGAAACTGATCAGGATATCGGTAATTATGAGAGATTTTTAAGCCAGGAATTAAACAAAGACAATTACATGACCACCGGGTCTGTTTATAGGTCGGTTATCCAAAAAGAAAGAAACCTGGAATTTAACGGCAAATGTGTCGAAGTAGTGCCTCATATTCCCAACGAAGTAATAAGACGCATTAAAAAACTAGCCCGTAAATCAAAAGCTGATTTTATTATTATTGAAATCGGTGGTACAGTTGGCGAATATCAAAATCTATTATTTTTAGAAGCAGCCAGAATGATGAATTTAAAAAACCCGGGACAAGTCCAATATATTTTAGTCAGTTATCTGCCTATTCCCAGTAAAATTGGTGAAATGAAAACCAAACCGACTCAATACGCTGTACGCACTTTGAATTCAGCCGGTATTCAGCCAGACTTTCTCTTTTGTCGGGCCGAAAAACCGCTTGATAAACCTCGCCGGGAGAAATTATCCACTAATTGTAATGTTGATCCGGAAAATATTATTTCAGCGGTTGACGTAGATAATATTTATGAAATTCCTTTAAATTTCTCCAAGCAAAAAGTAGCCCGTAAAATACTGAAAAATTTTGGTCTAAGGCCAAGAAAAGGAGATTTAAAAGAATGGCAAAAAATAATAAATAAATCAAAACGAGCCAGAAAAAAGGTAAAAATCGGTATTGTTGGTAAATATTTTGGCGTAGGAGATTTTATTTTAGCGGATTCTTATATTTCTGTAATTGAGTCTTTAAAGCACGCGGCTTGGGCTAATACAGCTAAATTAGAACTGACATGGATAAACGCCGAAGAATTTGAAAGAAAACCGCAAAACGTGAAAAAATTAAAAAATTATGACGGCATAGTGGTGCCGCAGGGCTGGGGTTCAAGGGGTTCAGAGGGCAAAATTAAAACTATCAAGTATGTGCGCGAGAATTTTATCCCATATTTAGGTCTTTGTTATGGTATGCAAATGGCGGTTATTGAATTTGCTAGAAATGTATTAAAGCTAAAAAAGGCCAATTCCAGTGAAATTGACCCCAAAACCCCTCATCCAATTATTCATGTTATGCCTGATCAAGAAAAATATCTAGCCAAAAAGCAATACGGTGGTACCATTCGTCTCGGCAACTGGCCCTGTAAAATAATCAAAGGTACTCGGTTAGCTAAAGCTTATAAAAATAAAAGAAAAATTCAGGAGCGTCATCGCCACCGTTATGAGTTTAATACGGCTTACCGGGCTAAAATGGAAAAAAAAGGTTTGACCATAGCCGGTACTTCGCCGGATGGTAAATTAGTGGAAGCCGTGGAAATTTCAGACCATCCGTTTTTTATTGGCGTGCAGTTTCATCCGGAGTATAAATCCCAATTTTTAAATCCCCATCCTTTGTTTGTCGAGTTTTTACAAGTTTGTAAGAAATAA
- the rplI gene encoding 50S ribosomal protein L9 → MKIILKEDIKKLGQKGEVKAVSPGYARNFLIAKNLAEKATPNKIKTAKKKAKKREKRKLRQEKENEKILETFKSKEITLKMKSNEEGHLFAAVHKSDILKKIKKNFNLDLKEKNIILDKPIKQTGQSNIKIKLADQEAKLKLTIK, encoded by the coding sequence ATGAAAATTATTTTAAAAGAAGACATAAAAAAACTGGGCCAAAAAGGTGAAGTTAAGGCAGTCTCTCCAGGTTACGCCCGAAATTTTTTAATCGCCAAAAATTTAGCCGAAAAAGCCACTCCTAATAAAATTAAAACGGCTAAGAAAAAAGCAAAAAAAAGAGAAAAAAGAAAATTAAGACAAGAAAAAGAGAATGAAAAAATATTAGAAACTTTCAAAAGCAAAGAAATAACTTTAAAAATGAAGTCTAATGAGGAAGGTCATCTTTTTGCAGCGGTACATAAAAGTGATATATTAAAAAAAATTAAGAAAAATTTCAATCTTGATTTAAAAGAAAAAAATATTATTTTAGATAAACCGATTAAACAAACCGGTCAGTCTAATATCAAAATTAAATTAGCTGATCAAGAAGCTAAGTTAAAACTGACTATAAAATAA